Proteins encoded within one genomic window of Malassezia restricta chromosome VII, complete sequence:
- a CDS encoding telomerase reverse transcriptase, whose protein sequence is MPPTGVVAKHVLPTYYAAVVSLRTYVERVCAASIPSPDLSRNLILDGLVALPCSLDEHIHQGETDTYGLEANDYMPLESVVGHVQRTLHIRRRHDMLLLGFHVTPHRMVATHTNSIVHALLTDDVWNSLLFLMGTHAFVHMLCGTTYYYPMAPHRDCYSQMWGMPLTDQRPLTRGPPSVSERRVSAAHLFFRRSRLFYARPVQVYRYGIVLGLPPTHSFHMHGHTHTDRRAHTARIMRDMQPHAFDLPHAWHRLPSKNENHDLPRRRWPKGLTTLAHLVSRMLQKHRRCRYDVILEACCPRQHLVPTMSVPSCSPPEVLSQQTTSARPSPLEPGSSSPPLLSYATPPSRVTWYVCVVLRTILPRDMVGSPHNWAVVRRTIRRFVHARRSEKISVHEALQGFRKNECAWLQEYRDPVQTHTRLCAWMWWLLDDVVLPLLRTCFYVTDSAVFRRRVLYFRQDVWAQQTRPHVHALCMHLFSRVQTPMDAPIPYATMRLVPKEASVRPIVNLARRPMGFGRSINAQLQGALDVLSYEAAQQSPRIFGAAMPSIHAVYARLKAYKQRFQGRWPRLYMVRADIRAAFDSLDHTRLLHLVRALVPRHATYVLQRHAQIRPGIGMIRRTQVRRAWPAPHPPSFLEQHAAQSAPPPRHAVLVDGVTYTTIKAEDVLARVEAHIQCTLVRIGNALHRQTTGIPQGSILSTLLCNLVLADAERTYLSIDEDEDCLLRFTDDFLFVSPSYQRAYDVCQALHRGFPQHGCRIAPEKSLVNFDACLPTGHVVRRLAPHTPFPWCGICIDPTTLAIQPDTQRYPRHMGDTLTVRAAGLTSMLVHAMHPRAAAVYTDTHLNTPYGVYTNLLEGFVFAAAKLRVFMRHMPFAYAPPVMRAIVHAVRLTWNMIRAAIREARVTLHPHAQCHIQRACVEWIGYFAFAHVLQPWPVHAPLVATLMPFVHAQRYARSRRKIGPLVLRAWTAHRERIRRLT, encoded by the coding sequence ATGCCTCCAACTGGCGTCGTTGCCAAGCATGTGCTTCCGACGTATTATGCGGCTGTCGTCTCCTTGCGCACGTACGTAGAGCGTGTGTGTGCGGCATCAATACCGTCACCTGATTTGTCTCGGAACCTCATTTTGGATGGtctcgtggcgctgccaTGCTCTTTGGACGAACATATTCACCAGGGTGAAACTGATACGTATGGCCTAGAGGCGAACGATTACATGCCACTGGAGTCCGTCGTAGGACACGTTCAACGCACCTTGCACATACGTCGCCGACATGACATGCTTCTTCTTGGCTTTCATGTGACGCCTCATCGCATGGTAGCGACACATACCAACTCGATCGTGCATGCCTTGTTAACGGACGACGTATGGAATTCTCTGCTGTTTTTGATGGGAACGCATGCCTTTGTACATATGCTGTGTGGAACCACCTACTATTATCCTATGGCGCCACATCGTGACTGCTACTCCCAAATGTGGGGCATGCCGCTCACCGATCAGAGACCCCTAACACGCGGTCCTCCCAGTGTCTCGGAGCGCCGTGTGTCCGCCGCGCATCTCTTTTTCCGTCGCTCTCGTCTTTTCTATGCTCGCCCGGTCCAGGTGTACCGCTACGGCATTGTTTTGGGGttgccaccgacgcacTCGTTTCACATGCATGGACACACCCACACcgatcgacgtgcgcatACGGCCCGAATCATGCGCGACATGCAGCCACATGCATTTGATTTGCCCCATGCATGGCACCGCCTCCCGTCGAAGAACGAGAACCACGACCTGCCCCGACGCCGCTGGCCCAAAGGTCTGACGACCCTGGCTCATctcgtgtcgcgcatgctACAAAAACACCGGCGGTGCAGGTACGACGTCATCTTAGAGGCGTGCTGTCCTCGGCAACATTTGGTGCCTACGATGTCTGTACCCTCATGTTCGCCACCCGAGGTGCTTTCGCAGCAAACGACCTCTGCACGCCCATCGCCCTTAGAGCCTGGCTCATCATCACCGCCGCTGCTGAGCTACGCAACACCACCCAGCCGTGTCACTTGGTATGTATGCGTCGTGCTTCGTACCATTCTGCCCCGCGACATGGTGGGCAGTCCTCATAATTGGGCGGTGGTACGTCGCACTATTCGCCGctttgtgcatgcgcgtcGCTCGGAAAAAATCAGTGTGCATGAAGCCCTTCAAGGTTTCCGCAAAAATGAATGTGCGTGGCTGCAAGAGTACCGCGATCCGGTGCAGACACATACACGACTCTGCGCGTGGATGTGGTGGCTATTGGACGACGTTGTTTTGCCCTTACTGCGCACCTGCTTTTACGTAACCGACTCGGCTGTGTTCCGGCGACGCGTGTTGTATTTTCGACAAGACGTATGGGCGCAGCAAACCAGACCGCATGTGCATGCACTATGTATGCACTTGTTTTCGCGCGTGCAGACTCCCATGGATGCTCCTATACCCTACGCCACTatgcgcctcgtgcccAAAGAAGCGAGCGTGCGCCCCATTGTCAATTTGGCGCGCCGGCCTATGGGCTTTGGGCGATCGATCAACGCGCAGCTCCAGGGTGCCTTGGATGTCCTGAGCTACGAGGCAGCACAGCAGTCCCCCCGCATCTTCGGCGCGGCTATGCCTAGTATTCATGCGGTGTACGCGCGCCTCAAGGCGTACAAGCAGCGTTTCCAGGGCAGGTGGCCGCGGCTTTACATGGTGCGGGCAGACATTCGAGCGGCCTTTGACTCGCTCGATCACACGCGCCTCTTGCACCTGGTGCGTGCGTTAGTGCCACGGCATGCGACCTATGTGCTGCAACGGCATGCACAGATCCGGCCGGGCATTGGTATGATTCGACGCACCCAGGTacggcgtgcatggcccGCACCTCATCCGCCCTCGTTTCTTGAGCAACACGCGGCGCAGTCAGCGcctccgcctcggcatgcgGTACTCGTTGACGGTGTCACATACACGACGATCAAGGCTGAAGATGTGttggcgcgcgtcgaggcaCATATCCAGTGCACCCTCGTACGCATCGGTAATGCATTGCATCGCCAAACGACTGGCATCCCACAAGGCTCGATCCTATCGACGCTCTTGTGCAATCTCGTCCTTGCTGACGCCGAGCGGACCTACCTAAGcatcgacgaggacgaggactGTTTGCTGCGGTTCACCGATGATTTTTTGTTTGTGTCACCATCATATCAGCGCGCCTACGATGTGTGCCAGGCGCTACACAGGGGCTTTCCCCAGCATGGATGCCGCATTGCTCCCGAAAAAAGCCTCGTAAATTTCGACGCGTGTCTCCCCACgggccacgtcgtccgtcGCCTCGCTCCCCACACCCCATTTCCCTGGTGTGGCATCTGCATCGACCCCACGACGCTGGCTATTCAGCCTGATACCCAACGATACCCCCGGCATATGGGAGATACGCTCActgtgcgtgccgctggcCTTACATCGATGCTTGTTCATGCAATGCATCcgcgtgccgccgctgtGTACACAGACACGCATCTAAATACCCCCTATGGCGTCTACACCAATCTGCTAGAGGGCTTTGTGTTCGCTGCGGCCAAGCTTCGGGTATTTATGCGGCACATGCCCTTTGCCtatgcgccgcctgtcATGCGTGCCATCGTGCATGCCGTGCGACTGACATGGAACATGATCCGTGCAGCCATTCGTGAAGCTCGTGTTACGCTGCATCCCCACGCCCAGTGTCACATCCAGCGCGCCTGTGTCGAGTGGATCGGCTACTTTGCCTTTGCGCACGTGCTACAGCCCTGGCCCGTACATGCGCCACTTGTCGCTACCCTCATGCCctttgtgcatgcgcagcggtacgcacgctcgcgccgcaAGATCGGCCCCCTTGTCCTGCGCGCCTGGACCGCCCACCGCGAGCGGATCCGTCGCCTTACCTAG
- a CDS encoding PRA1 family protein 1, producing MASRVMDYAQQVSETLKNFRENKLSTVRPVREFFDYHRISVPRDTNEAIQRITYNTRHFSGNYSLVIILLAIYSLLSDPLLLIALFILVGGFAAINRFAPEPMQVGNHLVTQKSLYAILVVVVLVLLWFAQPFALIFWLVGSSALLILGHAAFIEPPVSSEYAGVESV from the exons ATGGCGAGCCGTGTGATGGACTATGCGCAGCAAG TCTCTGAAACACTGAAGAATTTCCGCGAGAATAAACTCTCGACTGTGCGCCCTGTGCGCGAGTTCTTTGACTACCACCGGAtcagcgtgccgcgcgacaCGAATGAGGCGATCCAA CGTATCACGTACAATACGCGCCACTTTTCCGGTAACTACTCGCTTGTCATCATTCTGCTCGCGATTTACAGCCT TCTGTCAGACCCCTTGTTGCTGATTGCTCTCTTTATCCTGGTGGGTGGATTCGCGGCGATCAACCGCTTTGCGCCAGAACCCATGCAGGTGGGAAACCATCTCGTCACGCAGAAGAGCCTGTATGCGATCCTTGTGGTGGTtgtgctcgtgctcttGTGGTTCGCTCAGCCATTCGCCCTGATTTTCTGGCTTGTGGGCAGCAGTGCGCTGCTGATTCTTGGACACGCTGCGTTCATCGAACCGCCTGTCTCGAGCGAGTACGCTGGTGTCGAGTCGGTCTAA
- a CDS encoding mitochondrial carrier protein produces MSSMAGQVVWLLLVPMILAVEIAFFVGISVPVANVLTRLRANYLPHAVSLDHVMEAGREPSRPSLWGLLFAWRHYENPKIGPNIRTFIPMARRVYRLEGIRGLYKGTTLTLVQFLVMLVLILLLNQPSAYHPNEVRMIAVERPFRSLCTLIVSVLVLLPTEVLLRRTMVHHAAVSWRHPRTALRQVLSPAEVLQPWRLYIVPGLVPLQLFRHLTASYMTHMVRYWTLPLLEDFVPQVSRQNKDTYEGPTSDTFRVTFWGLLLFVGWSLSVAVLLVPIDCILVRLMTQYDRTTSIDASTAPASHNHQASYEQDVEDEMRATTTAEPVTSLRPCYGHDQPTSTEFGASEVQPYTGAWDCACKMYDEEGQESLMRGAFYTVVGYMLMAFT; encoded by the coding sequence atgtcgtcgatggcaggGCAGGTAGTATGGCTCCTGCTGGTGCCAATGATTCTCGCGGTAGAGATAGCATTCTTCGTGGGCATTAGTGTCCCGGTGGCGAATGTGCTTACGCGGCTTCGTGCAAATTACTTGCCGCACGCCGTGTCACTCGACCATGTCATGGAAGCAGGTCGTGAGCCCAGTCGACCATCCCTGTGGGGCCTCCTTTTTGCGTGGCGGCACTATGAGAATCCAAAAATCGGACCCAACATACGTACATTTATTCCGATGGCCCGGCGCGTCTATCGACTCGAAGGCATTCGTGGGCTGTACAAAGGCACGACGCTCACCCTTGTCCAGTTCCTGGTCATGCTTGTGTTGATCCTCCTCCTGAATCAGCCATCTGCTTATCATCCTAACGAAGTGCGCATGATCGCTGTTGAACGCCCGTTCCGCAGCCTGTGCACACTGATTGTCTCGGTTCTCGTGCTGCTTCCCACCGAGGTGCTTCTGAGGCGGACGATGGTCCATCATGCAGCCGTGTCGTGGCGCCACCCACGCACAGCACTGCGTCAAGTATTGTCGCCCGCCGAGGTGCTGCAGCCATGGCGCTTGTATATTGTCCCAGGCCTCGTACCTCTACAGCTCTTTCGGCACCTCACTGCATCATACATGACTCACATGGTGCGGTACTGGACTCTGCCCTTGCTCGAAGACTTTGTTCCTCAGGTATCGCGCCAAAACAAGGATACGTACGAGGGGCCGACGTCCGACACCTTCCGCGTCACTTTTTGGGGCCTGCTTCTCTTCGTGGGGTGGAGTCTGAGTGTGGCGGTGCTCTTGGTACCCATCGACTGCATTCTCGTGCGGCTTATGACGCAGTATGACCGCACAACATCGATTGATGCTtccacggcgcctgcgtccCATAACCACCAGGCCTCCTACGAACAGGATGTGGAGGACGAAATGAGAGCCACAACGACGGCGGAGCCCGTCACGTCGTTGCGGCCATGCTATGGACACGACCAGCCCACATCGACAGAGTTTGGTGCATCGGAAGTGCAGCCGTACACGGGTGCATGGGACTGTGCCTGCAAAATGTACGACGAAGAGGGCCAAGAGAGTTTAATGCGGGGCGCCTTTTATACGGTGGTGGGATATATGCTCATGGCCTTTACCTAA
- a CDS encoding mitochondrial carrier protein yields the protein MEVHVHDVISLVALLIALLLAFFVLSALVLSVSMPILVTITCYRANYTPRAVSLSEDTPVKSPSYLASFFRQDHTRKLGPEDMRGFVATWKRICAIEGWRGLFRSTHLLVCAYAVTMLLSFFVPFGIILAQALSNPSKDVSASANVGAGLMIFVSLLLFPVDILIRRTIVYPRHLNWAHPCECLKHILTVQEYKQPWRLFLLPGVTSTCLARLLISLLTSLVALFLAPPGRFAILTLFVSQTSDNRAVTVHGDAWQVLVRVLLSCLVWFVLLPLDNIYVRAATQLSDRSYAAVHGAELVVLDKEPIVSLRPCHGNDDPAWTYFGASHVEPYTSLVDVFRKIRDEEGNSSLTRGLLYTILGRLFLM from the coding sequence ATGGAGGTCCATGTGCACGATGTCATATCGCTCGTGGCACTGCTGATTGCTTTACTACTTGCGTTTTTCGTTCTGAGCGCATTGGTTCTTAGCGTGAGCATGCCTATTCTCGTGACTATAACGTGCTATCGCGCGAACTATACGCCTCGGGCCGTATCACTTTCGGAGGATACGCCGGTGAAGAGCCCATCGTATCTGGCGAGCTTTTTTCGCCAGGACCACACGCGCAAGTTGGGGCCCGAAGATATGCGTGGATTTGTCGCAACATGGAAGCGTATCTGTGCCATAGAAGGCTGGCGCGGTCTGTTTCGCAGCACGCATCTTCTTGTTTGTGCCTATGCGGTGACGATGTTACTATCCTTTTTCGTTCCGTTTGGCATCATACTGGCTCAAGCACTTTCGAATCCATCTAAGGACGTGAGTGCGTCTGCGAATGTAGGAGCTGGCTTGATGATTTTCGTGTCGTTACTCCTATTCCCCGTGGACATCTTGATACGCCGAACGATCGTTTATCCGAGACACCTGAACTGGGCTCATCCATGCGAGTGTTTGAAGCATATTCTCACTGTGCAAGAGTACAAACAGCCGTGGCGCCTATTCTTGTTGCCGGGAGtgacgtcgacgtgcctcgcgaGGCTGCTTATCAGTCTCTTGACGTCTTTGGTGGCGTTGTTCCTTGCGCCTCCCGGTCGTTTCGCGATACTTACGCTCTTTGTCTCCCAAACATCGGACAATCGGGCGGTCACCGTGCATGGGGATGCGTGgcaggtgctggtgcgtgtgctgctgtCATGCCTGGTATGGTTTGTGCTGCTGCCCCTCGACAATATTTATGTTCGCGCAGCGACACAGCTTTCAGATCGCTCGTATGCCGCGGTGCATGGAGCAGAGCTCGTTGTACTAGACAAGGAGCCTATTGTGTCGCTGCGTCCTTGCCATGGCAACGACGATCCAGCATGGACGTATTTTGGCGCTTCGCATGTCGAGCCATACACAAGCTTGGTGGATGTATTCCGCAAGATCCGCGACGAAGAAGGCAATAGCAGTCTGACTCGTGGATTACTATACACAATCTTGGGACGTCTGTTCCTAATGTAA
- a CDS encoding component of nuclear aminoacylation-dependent tRNA export pathway — protein sequence MEYFRSLSSALGKSGGPLSNYIIDEDVDSYHGQSIWTLHRGTRRSDSVPVSIFSFDQTQASRDQIAMAQNAIKRLRTTRYPHILKFLDTTESQGTLYLVVERVEPLIDTMALWAQGKGRGASTPAWIVWGLGHIASALAFFHQNMHAVHGNVHPGSVFLAPSGEWLLGGMETLSQPSEPDALVLRLGGRSPRANVYAAPEVVQAGFGALNTRHIYATDSYSLCMLAVEAFNGTLPANTSHFPAGRIPTPLYAHLKRMAQPRPDTRLSVTEFLELGRLPQGFLSTNVLVQADQILEDFRVAHPVDKGSALARLVVSQEQIAPSFAQFKVLPALVETFRYKGGSKDLDLEFSASSLLPLILEIGATMDSDAWRRVLSEPILGAMASPYQPIRFVLMSNVTLYAHHLDAKAVSHQLWPLVWKSFQSTQELERTAAINSIRVLLPKFSERILNNELLRELAKMQKDVRPLLRLQATQLLSEMSPRLTSRTKADVLIPAFACSLRDTFDETRLAGIKAFREAADNFDAPTAACHVVPALSPCLVDANAAVRDSASEALHFYLNKISEYTQDMSSHSVELPSEEPSSKDTEPTLKPEPRANKFASFLSATAGSAASRLGEWAMAQLEEDDALATQVSQSLAQPSKAAQSQASLTPDLLSPPAVPVHQASSSGMDLSANNRAEKVANTLMQSQPKKAAPSLTSKPREVSPITRVNAPSKTLSKEEKMAQLHKLREERRAVRMTD from the coding sequence ATGGAGTACTTTCGATCGCtgtcgtcggcgctggGCAAGTCGGGGGGACCTCTATCTAACTATATTATCGATGAAGATGTCGATTCGTATCATGGGCAAAGTATATGGACACTGCACcgcggcacgcggcgctctgATTCGGTGCCTGTGAGCATCTTCAGCTTCGATCAGACACAGGCATCGCGCGATCAAATTGCCATGGCCCAGAATGCCATAAAGCGTCTACGGACCACCAGATACCCACATATTCTCAAGTTTCTAGACACGACAGAGAGTCAAGGCACGCTGTATCTCGTGGTGGAGCGTGTTGAACCATTGATTGACACCATGGCGCTGTGGGCGCAGGGCAAgggacgcggcgcatccacaccGGCCTGGATCGTATGGGGGTTGGGCCATATTGCGAGTGCCTTGGCATTCTTCCATCAAAATATGCATGCCGTGCATGGTAATGTGCACCCCGGCAGTGTGTTTCTCGCGCCATCGGGGGAATGGCTcttgggcggcatggaAACGCTAAGTCAGCCATCTGAACCTGATGCTTTGGTTCTGCGTCTCGGTGGTAGATCTCCGCGTGCGAATGTGTATGCTGCGCCGGAAGTGGTTCAAGCTGGGTTTGGCGCTTTAAATACACGCCACATCTACGCAACTGACAGCTACAGCTTGTGCATGCTGGCCGTTGAGGCGTTCAATGGCACTCTGCCGGCCAACACGTCCCATTTCCCTGCTGGGCGTATTCCGACGCCCCTATATGCACATCTGAAGCGCATGGCCCAACCACGTCCTGATACACGACTGAGCGTAACCGAGTTCCTCGAGCTCGGACGCCTACCTCAAGGCTTCCTCAGCACCAATGTCCTGGTCCAGGCCGATCAAATCCTCGAGGATTTCCGCGTAGCTCATCCCGTGGACAAGGGCAGCGCACTTGCTCGTCTTGTGGTGTCACAGGAGCAAATTGCGCCGTCCTTTGCTCAGTTCAAGGTCCTGCCTGCGCTTGTAGAGACATTCCGCTACAAGGGCGGATCCAAGGATCTCGATCTCGAGTTTTCTGCCTCGTCCCTCTTGCCACTTATTCTGGAGATCGGTGCCACTATGGACTCAGatgcatggcgtcgtgtgcTCAGCGAACCTATACTTGGTGCTATGGCCTCGCCGTACCAGCCGATCCGCTTCGTGCTCATGTCCAATGTCACGCTGTACGCTCATCATCtcgatgccaaggccgTATCACACCAGCTCTGGCCCCTCGTGTGGAAGTCATTCCAGTCGACGCAGGAATTAgagcgcacggcggcgATCAACAGCATCCGGGTCTTGCTCCCCAAGTTCAGCGAGCGCATTCTAAACaatgagctgctgcgcgaaCTTGCCAAGATGCAAAAAGACGTTCGTCCGCTTCTTCGTCTGCAGGCGACACAGTTGCTGTCAGAAATGTCGCCTCGTTTAACATCACGCACCAAAGCCGACGTCCTGATTCCTGCTTTTGCTTGCAGTTTGCGCGACACGTTCGACGAGACACGCCTCGCCGGTATCAAGGCCTTCCGCGAGGCTGCCGATAACTTTGACGCTCCAACAGCTGCTTGCCATGTCGTCCCGGCTCTTTCTCCGTGTCTCGTTGATGCGAATGCGGCGGTCCGTGACTCGGCGTCTGAAGCACTGCACTTCTATCTCAACAAGATCAGCGAGTACACGCAGGACATGTCGTCACACAGTGTAGAGCTACCATCCGAAGAGCCGTCCTCGAAAGACACAGAGCCGACTCTTAAGCCTGAACCACGCGCCAACAAGTTTGCCTCGTTTCTCTCAGCCACAGCCGGCAGCGCAGCCTCTCGATTGGGCGAATGGGccatggcgcagctcgaagaGGATGATGCACTCGCGACACAAGTATCGCAGAGCCTGGCGCAGCCCAGCAAAGCCGCGCAGTCACAAGCGTCCCTTACGCCTGATTTGTTGTCGCCTCCAGCTGTGCCCGTCCACCAAGCGTCCTCCTCAGGCATGGACCTTTCTGCCAACAACCGGGCCGAAAAGGTGGCCAATACACTCATGCAGTCACAGCCCAAGAAGGCTGCGCCCAGTCTTACCAGCAAGCCGCGAGAAGTGTCCCCTATCACACGAGTGAACGCTCCCTCCAAGACACTATCGAAGGAAGAAAAAATGGCCCAGCTCCATAAACTTCGTGAAGAACGACGTGCCGTACGTATGACCGACTAA
- a CDS encoding mediator of RNA polymerase II transcription subunit 14, which produces MSHQNPEARVTLEQLLQELPLEDGGLVPLAVIVERITNSAYQVIQSLSDTLPSLSSDAKRAKIFTAALELRRLFVKLLVIVRWTKDAKLLHRARNVVALLVEQQWAHEDAFSGLTQVRKILPNARMSDADFVTAIDVLCTGTYQRLPASIKDSTVMPTPLNNEEARSIMANLDRILRARLAWTESIPMKLRLQRIADGKAYMEMPGLYDMCLTVQGPEKQDRWWLLDFHFADQVDEDDQESTWTEAYLDRIHEKAEAMFSSETSEDDEPALMRLHHMLEQEALQRQLHIMHRQLQRMSSSNWGRHISYTLKEHVLDITYWNGHSELQGHITLQLESLPLQGPNRVLSEIMSGTNVTAKQNRIHVQWHLEDEVRAHVPRDEQTCALDRLDIEALVLLCIRRHSHALMKRFEAEIGRFEGLGAGNPGLCRLCTHKDNGYGPQYSLQLQLTETVRIMLYISTISGRIGLKLLEANPNEMALSLSQSQNAALQQMADRIQTNLSCVADTIFAFRMQCLTKNLQLKMAWLGLPCSASISLRSGEFSRMGLQKGHPLLYVPLGILPGYHFLLYFEPKQQLGMALVLIASEMENGKITKVISSVKWLNKTHLSQFSIQDSMLVNTPADLASEPHDSYTKDRIHTEELELALHYSVATVVYSHLEEQLRLKLVPFVLLDGTSHATTPPTGKSPDPLLPSLCVQACKLLTSYQDLIKPNMSLQLCEWWLPLRRRVVMHFKVNLKEYYDMESLQLSDRLNFDPRSGVFTFTCYEVTACLTKFQQIWQQVARFCLLLNTLSSWNASNFFLTLQSLSWQQVNITYGEKEHDHPYFLRVKFNMVEPLEQPRYILECGVQHSAMSNPHQYILRILERSLNVLTSDAENIWFTMFQTLASTLPILSQLHDLIQNAVVSADCPDVQIMDAQWYRVRFYEVHALDLRVMPDNRLLMTDTCENSASKKTKDITEASSSSLLRPLPNLASLWNEIVTETATHGTSRASNHDRTSNPNMVTVSLLPNQENIHTLIKNIQEEINL; this is translated from the exons ATGAGCCACCAGAACCCCGAGGCACGCGTAAcgctggagcagctgcttcaAGAGCTGCCACTCGAGGATGGCGGGCTGGTGCCCCTGGCGGTGATCGTCGAAAGAATTACAAATTCGGCGTATCAAGTGATCCAGAGTCTGAGTGACACGCTTCCGTCGCTATCGAGCGACGCCAAACGCGCCAAAATATTCACGGCAGCACTCGAGTTACGCCGCCTCTTTGTCAAGCTGCTTGTCATCGTGCGATGGACAAAGGATGCCAAGTTGCTCCATCGCGCACGAAATGTTGTAGCGCTGCTTGTCGAGCAGCAATGGGCCCATGAGGATGCATTCTCAGGCCTGACGCAAGTGCGAAAAATTTTGCCGAATGCACGAATGAGTGATGCAGACTTTGTCACTGCCATCGATGTGCTGTGCACGGGAACATACCAACGCTTACCAGCGTCCATCAAAGACAGCACAGTTATGCCGACGCCTCTCAATAACGAAGAGGCACGCAGCATCATGGCGAATCTCGACCGCATACTgcgagcgcgactcgcATGGACAGAGTCCATCCCGATGAAGCTACGACTACAGCGCATAGCCGATGGGAAGGCTTACATGGAGATGCCTGGTCTATATGACATGTGCCTCACCGTACAAGGCCCTGAGAAGCAAGACCGTTGGTGGCTCCTCGATTTTCACTTTGCTGATCAAGTCGATGAAGATGACCAAGAGTCAACATGGACTGAAGCTTACCTAGATCGCATTCATGAAAAGGCTGAGGCGATGTTTTCTTCAGAAACAAGCGAAGACGATGAACCAGCGCTTATGCGACTGCATCACATGCTTGAGCAGGAGGCACTTCAGCGCCAGCTGCATATCATGCATCGCCAGCTTCAGCGCATGTCCAGTTCCAATTGGGGAAGGCATATCAGCTACACCCTGAAAGAGCATGTATTGGATATCACGTACTGGAATGGACACAGCGAGCTTCAAGGCCATATCACCCTTCAGCTTGAATCGCTGCCACTACAAGGCCCCAATCGTGTGCTGTCAGAGATCATGTCTGGCACAAATGTCACTGCGAAGCAGAACCGCATCCATGTACAGTGGCATTTGGAAGACGAGGTCCGTGCGCATGTCCCGCGAGATGAACAAACGTGTGCCTTGGATCGCTTGGATATCGAGGCATTAGTGCTCTTGTGCATTAGGCGCCATTCGCACGCGCTCATGAAACGATTCGAGGCAGAAATCGGGCGCTTCGAAGGGCTTGGCGCAGGTAACCCAGGCTTATGTCGACTTTGCACGCACAAGGACAATGGCTACGGACCCCAGTACTCTCTCCAGCTCCAGTTGACAGAAACGGTGCGTATCATGCTGTACATTTCGACAATCTCTGGCCGGATCGGACTGAAGCTGCTCGAAGCAAACCCGAACGAGATGGCTTTATCACTGAGTCAGAGTCAAAATGCCGCGTTGCAGCAAATGGCAGACCGCATTCAGACCAACTTGTCGTGCGTTGCCGACACAATCTTTGCATTCCGAATGCAATGCTTGACGAAAAACCTGCAGCTCAAGATGGCATGGCTCGGTTTGCCGTGCTCGGCATCCATCTCTCTTCGCTCGGGTGAATTCAGCAGGATGGGATTGCAAAAAGGGCATCCTCTTTTGTATGTCCCACTCGGCATTTTACCTGGTTACCATTTTTTGCTGTATTTCGAGCCCAAGCAACAACTTGGCATGGCCCTTGTTCTCATCGCATCTGAGATGGAAAACGGCAAGATAACGAAGGTGATCAGCTCTGTTAAGTGGTTGAATAAGACACACCTGTCTCAATTCTCAATTCAAGATTCGATGCTGGTCAATACGCCGGCTGACTTAGCCAGTGAGCCACACGATTCATATACGAAAGACCGAATTCACACGGAAGAACTCGAGTTGGCTTTGCATTACAGCGTAGCCACAGTCGTGTACTCTCATCTGGAGGAGCAGCTACGCCTCAAGCTTGTCCCATTTGTGCTTTTGGATGGCACGTCGCATGCCACCACTCCGCCCACGGGTAAAAGTCCAGATCCATTACTTCCCAGTCTCTGTGTCCAAGCTTGTAAATTACTCACCTCGTATCAGGACCTTATTAAGCCCAACATGTCGCTTCAGCTGTGTGAGTGGTGGCTGCCCCTCAGGCGCAGAGTCGTTATGCACTTCAAAGTCAATCTGAAGGAATATTACGACATGGAATCGCTGCAACTATCTGACAGATTGAACTTCGATCCCAGGTCAGGTGTATTTACTTTTACGTGCTACGAAGTTACAGCATGTCTTACCAAGTTCCAGCAGATTTGGCAACAAGTTGCCCGCTTTTGTTTGTTGCTAAACACTCTTTCTTCCTGGAACGCGTCCAACTTCTTCTTGACTCTACAGTCACTGAGCTGGCAACAAGTGAACATAACCTATGGCGAAAAGGAACACGATCACCCTTACTTTCTGCGAGTCAAATTCAACATGGTTGAACCTCTCGAACAACCCCGCTATATTTTGGAATGCGGTGTTCAACACAGTGCCATGTCCAACCCACACCAGTATATCCTAAGAATTCTTGAGCGAAGCTTGAATGTACTCACAAGTGACGCTGAAAATATCTGGTTTACCATGTTCCAA ACTCTGGCATCTACTTTACCAATACTGTCTCAGCTACATGATCTCATTCAAAACGCTGTCGTTTCGGCTGACTGTCCCGATGTGCAAATTATGGATGCACAATGGTACCGCGTCCGGTTCTACGAAGTTCATGCACTTGATCTACGTGTGATGCCTGATAATCGCCTACTTATGACAGATACCTGTGAAAATTCGGCAAGCAAAAAGACAAAAGACATCACCGAAGCATCTAGTAGCTCGCTGCTAAGGCCCCTACCAAACTTGGCCTCACTATGGAATGAAATCGTAACCGAAACAGCTACACATGGAACATCAAGGGCATCCAATCACGACCGCACGTCCAACCCAAACATGGTAACAGTTTCATTGTTACCTAATCAAGAGAACATCCACACATTAATCAAAAATATTCAGGAAGAAATAAATTTATAA